From Neobacillus sp. PS2-9, the proteins below share one genomic window:
- a CDS encoding 5-bromo-4-chloroindolyl phosphate hydrolysis family protein, protein MNPILSLIVRSFVAIPITVLTWLICYIPLGQGFWASTFFAILGGILTHVVLAFFQNIRFLKKHQLSRKEYRYILKNLSEAKRKINRLNKNLFSIRDLSSVKQRIDILRITKKIQKMTMKEPKRFYQAEQFYFSHLDSVVELTEKYSFLSSQPKQNMEMGQSLIETRRTLNELTKVLEEDLYHVISDDIDTLNFEIDVAKHSINKQKDAKFPEENRWKK, encoded by the coding sequence ATGAATCCAATATTATCGTTAATTGTCCGCTCGTTCGTAGCTATCCCTATTACAGTACTCACATGGCTTATATGCTACATCCCACTAGGCCAAGGATTTTGGGCATCCACTTTTTTCGCTATCCTGGGTGGAATCCTTACCCATGTGGTCTTGGCATTCTTTCAGAACATCCGCTTTTTAAAAAAGCATCAGCTGTCTAGAAAGGAATATCGCTATATTTTGAAAAACTTATCAGAGGCGAAACGGAAAATTAATCGCTTAAATAAAAACCTCTTTTCCATTCGGGATCTGTCCTCTGTGAAACAAAGAATTGATATTTTACGGATTACAAAGAAGATCCAGAAAATGACGATGAAGGAACCGAAGCGTTTTTATCAAGCGGAGCAATTTTATTTTTCTCATTTAGATTCTGTTGTCGAGCTTACTGAAAAATATAGCTTTCTATCCTCCCAACCCAAACAAAACATGGAGATGGGGCAATCCCTTATCGAAACTCGCAGGACTTTAAACGAATTGACAAAGGTGCTGGAAGAGGATTTATATCATGTGATCTCCGATGATATTGATACATTGAACTTTGAAATTGATGTTGCCAAGCATTCGATTAATAAGCAAAAGGATGCTAAATTCCCTGAAGAAAATAGGTGGAAAAAATGA
- a CDS encoding VOC family protein: MKLLKIHHIAVICSDYDRSKDFYVRILGLRPISEVYREERDSYKLDLEVNGHYQIELFSFPDPPPRTSYPEAAGLRHLAFEVEDIESAVSYLEGLQIKVEPIRIDDLTNKKFTFFADPDGLPIELYER, translated from the coding sequence ATGAAATTACTGAAAATCCATCATATTGCGGTGATTTGTTCGGACTACGATCGGTCAAAGGATTTCTATGTGCGGATTTTAGGATTGAGGCCTATTAGTGAAGTTTATCGGGAGGAACGAGATTCCTATAAACTTGATCTGGAAGTCAACGGTCACTATCAGATTGAGCTGTTTTCCTTCCCAGATCCGCCGCCGCGAACTAGTTACCCGGAAGCGGCTGGATTAAGACATCTTGCGTTTGAGGTAGAGGACATAGAAAGCGCCGTATCCTATTTAGAAGGCCTTCAAATCAAGGTTGAACCGATTCGTATAGATGATTTGACGAACAAGAAATTTACGTTTTTCGCTGATCCTGACGGATTACCGATCGAACTTTACGAGCGATAA
- a CDS encoding substrate-binding domain-containing protein, translated as MKKIISLLALFAIIIGLVGCSMDEGSSTKTSGSKSKDGKLKVGLSMNTLNNPFFVAVKEGAEAQAKEDKVDLVVTDAQNDPGKQLADVENLLEQNIDVLIIDPADSDAIAEGVKKANDAKIPVFTIDRQSNGGEVVTHIGFDALKSGKIAGNFLKEVLGGKGNIVEIQGILGTNVGQFRSKGFNSVVDETPGFKVVARQAANFDRGQAMKVMEDILQANPKIDGVYAANDEMALGALAAIEAAGRLDEITLIGCDAVDPAIEAIKGGKLEATIAEPPVFLGKEAVKTALKISKKESVDKEVILDSTLVTPKNVNEVKTK; from the coding sequence ATGAAAAAGATTATTTCTTTGTTGGCATTATTTGCGATTATTATTGGTCTTGTTGGTTGCAGTATGGACGAAGGTTCAAGTACAAAAACATCCGGTTCAAAATCTAAGGATGGCAAGCTAAAAGTCGGTCTATCCATGAATACTCTAAACAATCCGTTCTTCGTAGCCGTTAAAGAAGGGGCAGAAGCACAGGCGAAGGAAGATAAGGTTGACCTTGTTGTTACAGATGCACAGAACGATCCTGGTAAACAATTAGCAGATGTTGAAAACCTTTTAGAGCAAAATATCGATGTCCTTATTATTGACCCTGCCGATAGTGATGCGATCGCAGAAGGTGTTAAGAAAGCTAACGATGCCAAAATTCCGGTATTTACAATTGACCGTCAATCAAATGGTGGGGAAGTTGTTACCCATATTGGTTTTGACGCACTTAAGTCTGGTAAGATTGCTGGTAACTTCTTAAAAGAAGTTCTTGGCGGTAAAGGAAACATTGTTGAAATTCAAGGTATCCTAGGAACAAACGTAGGACAGTTCAGAAGTAAAGGTTTCAATTCTGTGGTGGACGAAACTCCTGGATTCAAAGTGGTTGCAAGACAGGCTGCAAACTTTGACCGTGGTCAAGCAATGAAAGTAATGGAAGATATTTTACAAGCAAACCCTAAGATTGATGGTGTATATGCAGCAAATGATGAAATGGCTCTTGGTGCCTTAGCTGCAATTGAAGCAGCAGGCCGTCTAGATGAAATAACTCTAATCGGTTGTGATGCAGTTGATCCTGCTATTGAAGCGATTAAGGGTGGAAAATTAGAAGCAACCATTGCTGAACCACCAGTATTCCTAGGAAAAGAAGCGGTTAAGACAGCTTTAAAAATTTCTAAAAAGGAATCAGTTGATAAAGAAGTAATTCTTGATTCAACACTTGTGACTCCTAAGAACGTAAATGAGGTTAAAACTAAGTAA
- the zupT gene encoding zinc transporter ZupT codes for MNENLLLAFGLTLFAGLATGIGSVLAFFTSHTNTKFLSVTLGFSAGVMIYVSMIEIFVKAKVALVDALGLGPGSWVTVGGFFGGMLLIASIDKFIPKQSNPHELKTVEDMNNPSSPGKKTDLLKMGTFTALAIGIHNFPEGIATFTSALQDPALGIAIAVAIAIHNIPEGIAVSVPVYFATGDKKRAFKLSFLSGLSEPIGALAAYLFLMPFLNDIMFGIIFASVAGIMVFISLDELLPAAKRYDEAHLSIYGLIGGMAVMALSLLLFI; via the coding sequence GTGAATGAAAATCTGTTGTTGGCATTTGGATTAACATTATTTGCTGGCCTTGCAACCGGGATTGGGAGCGTTCTAGCATTCTTTACATCCCATACCAATACAAAATTTTTATCGGTGACCCTTGGTTTCTCAGCAGGAGTCATGATTTATGTATCAATGATTGAAATATTTGTTAAAGCTAAGGTTGCACTTGTTGACGCCTTAGGCTTAGGGCCTGGTAGTTGGGTAACAGTTGGTGGCTTTTTTGGCGGAATGCTGCTGATTGCCAGTATTGATAAATTTATTCCTAAACAAAGCAATCCCCATGAATTGAAGACAGTTGAAGATATGAATAATCCCTCTAGTCCAGGAAAAAAAACAGATTTATTAAAAATGGGAACTTTTACTGCCCTGGCTATTGGTATTCACAACTTTCCTGAAGGGATCGCCACCTTCACTTCTGCCTTACAGGATCCTGCGCTCGGTATTGCCATCGCTGTTGCTATTGCCATCCACAATATTCCTGAAGGCATTGCCGTATCGGTTCCCGTATATTTCGCAACAGGTGACAAAAAAAGGGCCTTTAAGCTTTCCTTCCTGTCTGGTTTATCAGAGCCAATTGGCGCCTTAGCTGCCTATCTATTCTTAATGCCTTTTCTAAATGACATTATGTTCGGAATCATTTTCGCATCCGTTGCGGGCATCATGGTTTTCATCTCCTTAGACGAACTACTCCCCGCAGCAAAAAGATATGACGAAGCCCATTTATCCATCTATGGTCTAATTGGTGGTATGGCGGTTATGGCCCTCAGCTTATTACTATTTATCTAA
- a CDS encoding serine protease yields MKKRALFTIPLSLILIAVIVTSFFLINIKPATGNIAQAQKLAEYTKPAVVRILDYAVVEWQFNNPNDPEVMALLEQLNYQSVLGGSGSGGIISSDGYIVTNAHVVETTQMKDEDIANAAFEQLVGIMADYFKVDYDTAYKYMLNYTQYTGVKKVLKVILPGGDVLDGEVKSYGAPINEGKDVAVLKIEGKNLPTLPLGNSDNIQNQDNIWVIGYPAAADSDLLSPDSSLVSSMNAGQISATSKKTEQGSPVIQINAAATHGNSGGPVINEKGEIIGLLTFRGDTVNGQEVQGFNFAVPVNTVKEFVNQAGVRNTKSETDKLYQEGLELYWGGYYKHALEKFEAVQRIYPNHSEIKQYIANSEKKMDSSKTLWSDYATIFYIIDGVAGLLILVLLVFTFAFKPKGPAAVVSGPTPPMPGSGGLSDLNGDGKIDVQDILYALQEQQRKQNKDNNNNNHNN; encoded by the coding sequence TTGAAGAAAAGGGCCCTTTTTACCATACCTTTAAGCTTAATCCTCATAGCAGTAATTGTTACCTCCTTCTTCCTAATAAATATCAAACCTGCGACGGGCAATATTGCTCAAGCGCAAAAGTTAGCGGAATACACGAAGCCGGCTGTTGTTCGGATCCTTGATTACGCGGTCGTAGAATGGCAGTTTAATAATCCCAATGACCCTGAAGTAATGGCCCTATTGGAACAGCTAAACTATCAATCTGTTCTTGGTGGTTCAGGCTCTGGTGGGATTATCAGCTCCGATGGCTACATCGTAACAAATGCTCATGTAGTGGAAACGACGCAAATGAAAGATGAAGACATTGCCAATGCCGCCTTTGAACAGCTCGTTGGTATTATGGCAGACTATTTTAAAGTGGATTATGATACCGCCTATAAATATATGCTGAACTACACACAATACACGGGTGTGAAAAAGGTATTAAAGGTAATTTTACCTGGTGGAGACGTTCTTGATGGCGAGGTGAAGAGCTATGGTGCGCCAATTAATGAAGGAAAAGATGTCGCTGTTTTAAAAATTGAAGGCAAAAATCTGCCAACTTTACCACTTGGAAACTCAGACAATATTCAAAACCAAGACAATATTTGGGTCATTGGTTACCCGGCGGCAGCAGACTCTGACCTGTTATCACCAGACTCTTCATTAGTTTCCTCCATGAATGCAGGGCAAATTTCTGCTACTTCGAAAAAGACGGAACAAGGAAGCCCAGTCATTCAAATTAATGCGGCTGCCACTCATGGCAATAGCGGAGGCCCAGTTATCAATGAAAAAGGCGAGATTATTGGATTGCTCACCTTTAGAGGTGATACCGTAAACGGCCAAGAGGTCCAAGGCTTTAACTTTGCCGTACCAGTCAACACGGTGAAGGAATTTGTGAATCAGGCCGGTGTTAGAAATACGAAGAGTGAAACAGATAAGCTTTACCAGGAAGGCCTAGAATTATACTGGGGCGGCTATTATAAGCATGCTTTAGAGAAATTTGAGGCAGTGCAGCGAATCTATCCAAATCACTCTGAAATTAAACAATATATTGCTAATTCCGAGAAAAAGATGGATAGCAGTAAGACATTGTGGTCTGATTATGCAACGATTTTCTATATCATAGATGGTGTGGCAGGGTTGCTTATTCTTGTACTATTAGTGTTTACCTTTGCATTTAAACCGAAAGGACCCGCTGCAGTGGTAAGTGGTCCAACTCCTCCAATGCCAGGAAGTGGCGGCTTATCCGACCTTAATGGCGATGGAAAAATTGATGTCCAAGACATTCTCTACGCCCTACAGGAACAGCAGCGAAAACAAAATAAAGACAACAATAACAATAATCATAACAATTAG
- a CDS encoding LytR family transcriptional regulator, translating into MFPVRYKENKSMKWVKVAGIILLFLVIAGGAYAFTVYKSLKSAVVTMHQPVERKIQVIRQEPVVFEEKDPFSVLMLGVDEREGDKGRSDTIIVLTVNPNTNSVKMLSIPRDTRTEIVGKGTEDKINHAYAFGGVPMSMDTVEKFLDIPIDYYMQINMEGFKELVDAVGGVKVQNDLDFTVYGYHFAKGEITLNGEEALVFSRMRHEDPRGDFGRQFRQRQIIQAVIHEGMSLSSLTNFSDIFNALGKNIKTNLTFEQMVDIQKNYRNAGRNIEQMEIKETGTMINKIYYGLVSPEEKQRIQTELKKQLELQ; encoded by the coding sequence ATGTTTCCTGTTCGTTATAAAGAAAACAAAAGCATGAAATGGGTAAAGGTAGCAGGAATTATCCTACTTTTCCTTGTGATTGCGGGAGGTGCCTATGCCTTTACCGTATATAAGTCACTTAAATCTGCGGTTGTAACGATGCACCAGCCCGTTGAGCGAAAAATACAAGTCATAAGGCAAGAGCCGGTCGTCTTTGAGGAAAAAGATCCCTTCTCAGTTTTAATGCTTGGAGTCGATGAGCGGGAAGGTGACAAAGGAAGGTCTGATACGATTATTGTGCTGACGGTCAATCCGAATACCAATTCTGTAAAAATGCTTAGTATCCCACGAGACACACGGACGGAAATAGTAGGAAAAGGTACCGAGGATAAGATTAACCACGCCTATGCTTTTGGCGGCGTTCCCATGTCCATGGATACCGTAGAGAAATTTCTAGATATCCCAATTGACTATTACATGCAGATTAATATGGAAGGCTTTAAAGAGCTTGTGGATGCCGTGGGAGGAGTAAAAGTTCAGAATGATTTAGACTTCACGGTATATGGTTACCACTTTGCAAAAGGAGAAATTACACTAAATGGCGAAGAGGCTCTAGTATTTTCAAGAATGAGACATGAGGATCCGCGAGGTGATTTTGGAAGGCAATTCCGTCAGCGACAAATCATCCAAGCAGTGATCCATGAAGGGATGAGTTTATCAAGCCTCACCAATTTTTCTGATATCTTTAATGCGCTTGGAAAAAATATTAAAACCAATCTTACTTTTGAACAAATGGTAGATATTCAGAAAAACTATAGAAATGCAGGAAGAAACATTGAACAAATGGAAATAAAAGAAACTGGAACGATGATTAATAAAATCTACTATGGTTTGGTTTCACCAGAAGAAAAACAAAGAATCCAAACCGAGCTAAAAAAACAACTAGAATTACAATAG
- the rbsD gene encoding D-ribose pyranase, whose translation MKKGGILNPRINQLISETGHTDYVVVTDAGLPIPENVTHRIDLALKEGVPGFLETLDTVLTELEVEKVILAEEVKTVSPEMHGQIVSRFENIPIEYVPHLEFKQQTKQARGLIRTGEFTGYANVILVAGVVY comes from the coding sequence ATGAAAAAAGGCGGAATTTTAAATCCAAGAATTAATCAATTAATCTCTGAAACGGGTCATACAGACTATGTTGTCGTGACAGATGCTGGTTTACCTATTCCTGAAAATGTGACACACCGAATTGATTTGGCACTCAAGGAAGGAGTACCTGGATTTCTAGAAACGCTGGATACGGTTTTAACAGAGCTTGAGGTGGAGAAGGTCATTCTAGCAGAGGAAGTTAAAACTGTCAGTCCAGAAATGCATGGTCAAATTGTAAGTCGATTTGAAAACATTCCTATTGAATACGTTCCACATTTGGAGTTTAAACAACAAACTAAACAAGCAAGAGGATTAATTCGAACTGGTGAGTTTACTGGGTATGCCAATGTTATTTTAGTAGCAGGTGTTGTTTACTGA
- the wecB gene encoding non-hydrolyzing UDP-N-acetylglucosamine 2-epimerase, translating into MENQLKVMTVFGTRPEAIKMAPLVKELEKYPDQIKSIVTVTAQHREMLDQVLNIFEITPDYDLNIMKARQSLIDVTTRSLEGLNQVLAEVKPDIVLVHGDTTTTFVASLAAFYHQIPIGHVEAGLRTHNKYSPYPEEMNRQLTGVLADLHFSPTVQSKQNLMVENKKEESIFITGNTAIDALKTTVKGTYSHQVLEKLGDDRLVLMTAHRRENTGEPMENMFRAIRRVVEKHEDVQVVYPVHMNPVVREIANRVLGQNDRIHLIEPLDVIDFHNFASRAYLILTDSGGVQEEAPSLGVPVLVLRDTTERPEGIEAGTLKLAGTDEETIFGLADELLSDKAAHDKMAKASNPYGDGFASKRIVEAILYHFGRNEGKPADFGPNK; encoded by the coding sequence ATGGAAAATCAATTGAAGGTTATGACAGTGTTTGGCACGAGACCGGAAGCCATTAAAATGGCTCCGCTTGTAAAAGAGTTAGAAAAATATCCAGATCAAATAAAGTCGATTGTCACGGTTACTGCACAGCACCGTGAAATGCTTGACCAGGTCTTAAATATTTTTGAGATTACGCCTGACTATGACTTAAACATTATGAAGGCAAGACAATCCTTGATCGATGTGACCACGCGTAGTTTAGAGGGGCTTAATCAAGTTTTAGCGGAAGTAAAGCCAGATATCGTGTTGGTACATGGCGATACAACGACTACTTTTGTGGCAAGCTTGGCGGCTTTTTATCACCAGATTCCAATTGGACATGTGGAAGCGGGCTTACGGACGCATAACAAGTATTCACCTTACCCTGAGGAAATGAACCGTCAGTTAACTGGTGTATTGGCTGATCTTCATTTTTCACCAACGGTCCAATCAAAACAAAATCTTATGGTTGAAAATAAAAAAGAAGAGTCCATCTTTATTACAGGTAACACCGCGATTGATGCCTTAAAAACAACGGTGAAGGGCACGTATTCTCACCAGGTATTAGAGAAGCTGGGGGATGACCGTTTGGTGCTTATGACTGCACACCGTCGTGAAAATACCGGAGAGCCAATGGAAAACATGTTCCGCGCGATTCGTCGTGTCGTGGAGAAACACGAGGATGTTCAGGTCGTGTACCCTGTTCATATGAACCCTGTAGTACGTGAAATCGCTAACCGGGTGCTGGGGCAAAATGACCGAATTCATCTAATCGAGCCGCTAGATGTAATTGATTTCCACAATTTTGCATCAAGAGCTTATTTAATCTTAACTGATTCAGGTGGTGTACAGGAAGAGGCGCCATCGCTGGGTGTTCCTGTTCTTGTTCTGCGTGATACCACGGAGCGTCCGGAAGGTATTGAAGCGGGTACATTAAAATTGGCTGGTACCGATGAGGAAACCATCTTTGGTTTAGCAGACGAGTTACTATCTGACAAAGCTGCCCACGACAAAATGGCTAAGGCATCTAATCCATATGGAGACGGCTTTGCCTCAAAACGAATAGTGGAAGCCATTCTTTATCACTTTGGCAGAAACGAAGGAAAACCTGCGGATTTTGGCCCAAACAAGTAA
- a CDS encoding ATP-binding cassette domain-containing protein, with translation MSTTLLEMREISKEFPGVKALDHVSIHVNQSEILALLGENGAGKSTLMKVLAGVHQPSNGQIYINGEPVTIEGPKHSQSLGISIIYQEFNLIPHMSVAENIFIGREPRKTKGIIHRKQVREETRNWLDRVGLTRVSPDDLIIDLSVAEQQLVEIAKALSFNSKIIIMDEPTAALNDEETSKLLAIMKDLKQQGMGVIFITHRLEEVQAVADSIAVLRDGRYIGSAQVKDVTKDDMVTMMVGRELTDLYPEKGIPANDVLLEVKDVSVPDMLHNINFSVKKGEILGIAGLMGSGRTELSKAIFGLYNNMSGSVKVDSKTVNSPRGAIDAGIALVTDDRKQEGLVLGLSVYENLLLPTYRRISRFGVSKKKMKDEIVNRWVKDLKIKVHDPSVEVRTLSGGNQQKVVLGKWLQMNPKVLILNEPTRGIDVGAKAEIYQIMKRLTEDGISIIMISSEMPELLGLSNRILVMNEGRITAELSQQEATQEKIFYYASGGVTNV, from the coding sequence ATGAGTACAACGTTACTTGAAATGAGGGAAATATCGAAGGAGTTTCCTGGAGTGAAAGCTCTTGATCATGTATCTATTCATGTAAATCAGTCAGAGATCCTTGCCTTACTTGGCGAAAATGGGGCTGGCAAGTCCACGTTAATGAAGGTGCTTGCAGGAGTTCATCAGCCTAGTAATGGGCAGATCTATATAAATGGAGAACCCGTAACGATAGAGGGACCCAAACACTCTCAAAGTCTTGGAATCAGTATTATCTATCAAGAATTTAATTTGATTCCGCATATGAGTGTAGCCGAAAATATTTTCATTGGACGAGAGCCTCGCAAAACAAAAGGGATCATTCACCGGAAACAGGTTAGAGAGGAAACTCGAAATTGGTTAGACCGGGTAGGGTTAACACGTGTTTCACCTGATGATCTAATCATCGACCTATCTGTGGCAGAACAGCAATTAGTAGAAATTGCCAAGGCCCTTTCGTTTAATTCTAAAATCATTATCATGGATGAGCCGACTGCTGCTTTAAATGATGAAGAAACTAGTAAACTTTTAGCCATTATGAAGGACTTAAAGCAACAGGGAATGGGAGTGATCTTTATTACCCATCGCTTGGAAGAAGTACAAGCGGTTGCTGATTCGATCGCTGTATTAAGAGATGGAAGATACATTGGGAGTGCCCAGGTAAAAGACGTTACAAAAGATGATATGGTTACAATGATGGTGGGCCGTGAACTGACTGACTTGTATCCAGAGAAGGGTATTCCTGCTAATGATGTTTTACTTGAGGTAAAAGATGTCTCGGTTCCGGACATGCTGCATAACATTAATTTTTCCGTGAAAAAAGGAGAAATTCTTGGCATTGCTGGATTAATGGGTTCTGGTAGGACGGAACTTTCAAAAGCGATATTTGGCTTATACAACAATATGAGCGGTTCCGTAAAAGTAGATTCGAAGACAGTAAATAGCCCAAGGGGAGCCATAGATGCAGGTATTGCTCTTGTAACAGATGATCGTAAGCAGGAAGGCTTAGTCTTAGGGTTATCAGTCTATGAAAATCTTCTTTTACCGACTTATCGGAGGATTTCACGGTTTGGTGTTTCCAAGAAGAAAATGAAAGATGAGATTGTAAACCGATGGGTCAAGGATTTGAAAATTAAGGTCCATGATCCGAGCGTAGAAGTCAGGACGCTAAGTGGAGGAAATCAACAGAAAGTGGTCCTTGGAAAATGGCTACAGATGAATCCTAAAGTGTTGATCTTAAATGAACCAACAAGGGGTATTGATGTTGGTGCAAAAGCTGAAATTTATCAAATTATGAAAAGGCTTACAGAAGATGGGATTTCCATAATCATGATCTCTTCTGAAATGCCGGAACTGCTTGGTCTTAGCAATCGAATTTTGGTTATGAATGAAGGAAGAATAACAGCTGAACTCAGTCAGCAAGAAGCGACTCAGGAAAAAATCTTTTATTACGCATCAGGGGGTGTGACGAATGTCTAA
- the rbsK gene encoding ribokinase: MSKVVVVGSYVVDLMSRTPHLPKPGETVLGGPFKMGPGGKGGNQATAAARSGSEVTFITKLGDDLFGREALAHFSAEKVNTQFMKVDPNQATGAALIAVDDRSENSIVVALGACGTITEDEVVAAEETFKEADVVLVQLETSIEAVVTTVRLAKKWDVPVILNPAPFQEFPREILSDIAYITPNETEAFELTGVEVTNEASALVAAQKIYSQGVGTVIITLGSKGAYLYTGGESGELVPSFKVEAVDTTGAGDAFNGGFAHALSNGFSVREAMAYANAVAALSVTKIGTAPAMPYQHEVEELIVKKV, translated from the coding sequence ATGTCAAAGGTTGTTGTAGTGGGAAGTTATGTGGTGGATTTAATGAGTCGTACGCCTCATCTTCCGAAACCAGGTGAGACGGTTCTAGGTGGCCCATTCAAGATGGGACCTGGTGGAAAAGGTGGGAACCAGGCTACGGCAGCGGCCCGCTCTGGTTCAGAGGTAACGTTTATTACTAAGTTGGGTGATGACCTTTTTGGAAGAGAGGCCTTGGCACATTTTTCTGCGGAAAAAGTAAACACCCAGTTTATGAAGGTGGACCCTAATCAAGCGACAGGGGCCGCATTGATTGCTGTTGATGACCGGAGCGAAAATAGCATTGTGGTGGCATTAGGGGCATGCGGTACAATTACAGAAGATGAAGTAGTTGCTGCTGAAGAAACATTCAAAGAAGCTGACGTTGTGTTAGTTCAATTAGAAACTAGTATTGAGGCAGTGGTGACAACGGTACGTCTAGCCAAGAAATGGGATGTTCCGGTGATATTAAATCCTGCTCCCTTTCAGGAGTTTCCAAGAGAAATACTTTCAGATATTGCCTATATTACACCTAATGAAACAGAAGCGTTTGAATTAACGGGAGTGGAAGTTACAAATGAGGCATCTGCCTTAGTTGCCGCACAGAAAATCTACAGCCAAGGTGTGGGTACAGTAATTATCACTCTAGGTTCCAAAGGCGCTTACCTTTATACTGGGGGCGAAAGTGGAGAGCTTGTACCTAGTTTTAAGGTTGAAGCAGTTGATACCACTGGAGCAGGAGATGCCTTTAATGGAGGCTTTGCTCATGCCCTAAGCAATGGATTTTCCGTGCGTGAAGCCATGGCCTATGCCAACGCCGTTGCAGCTCTTTCTGTAACCAAAATTGGAACTGCACCTGCGATGCCATACCAACATGAAGTAGAGGAACTAATAGTAAAAAAAGTGTAA
- a CDS encoding ribose ABC transporter permease: MSNTTPVKQEVQKEAFNWLSLIEKYRVLLIFIILCGIAGALSDVFFTMSNVMNVLRQVSIIAIIASGMTLVILIAGIDLSVGAVMAFSGAILAGALTAGWPLALALLAALGVGLLFGLFNGFITARFGVPSFIATLAIMVIARGMTLVYTKGYPLVVSNEAYRYIGSGRFFGVPIPIIIMFVVFGFMYWMLKYTSFGRYIFAIGGNEETAILAGINVRAIKIAVFGISGLLSALSAIIYTSRLMSAQPTAGTGIELDAIAAVIIGGTSLAGGKGGVTGTLIGALIMGVLDNVLNLMNVSPFYQSIAKGLVILIAVLVDSKFSKIKK, translated from the coding sequence ATGTCTAATACGACACCTGTTAAGCAAGAGGTGCAAAAGGAAGCCTTTAACTGGCTTTCGCTCATTGAAAAGTACCGTGTATTATTGATTTTTATTATATTGTGTGGGATTGCAGGGGCATTGTCAGATGTTTTCTTTACAATGAGCAACGTGATGAATGTGCTTCGTCAGGTATCCATTATTGCCATCATTGCAAGCGGGATGACGCTCGTCATTTTAATTGCAGGTATTGATCTTTCGGTTGGGGCTGTAATGGCCTTTTCTGGAGCCATTTTAGCTGGAGCATTGACCGCTGGTTGGCCGCTGGCACTAGCACTGCTTGCTGCACTTGGCGTAGGATTACTATTCGGACTATTTAATGGGTTTATTACAGCAAGATTCGGTGTCCCTTCCTTTATTGCCACTTTGGCAATCATGGTTATTGCACGAGGGATGACGCTTGTTTATACGAAGGGTTATCCATTAGTAGTAAGTAATGAAGCATACCGTTATATTGGGAGCGGTCGTTTCTTTGGAGTACCTATTCCGATTATCATTATGTTTGTTGTTTTTGGATTCATGTATTGGATGTTAAAATACACCAGTTTTGGCCGATACATCTTTGCCATCGGTGGAAATGAAGAAACGGCTATTCTTGCAGGTATTAATGTGAGAGCCATTAAAATAGCTGTTTTTGGAATTTCAGGTTTGCTTTCAGCTTTATCCGCGATTATTTATACCTCACGATTAATGTCAGCTCAGCCAACTGCGGGTACAGGAATTGAGTTGGATGCTATCGCGGCCGTTATTATTGGGGGGACTAGTTTAGCAGGGGGAAAAGGTGGAGTTACGGGGACGCTTATCGGGGCTTTAATTATGGGGGTCCTTGATAATGTTCTTAACTTAATGAACGTTTCTCCATTCTATCAAAGTATTGCTAAAGGTCTTGTCATTCTAATTGCTGTATTAGTAGATAGTAAGTTTTCAAAAATTAAAAAATAA